Part of the Sphingomonas sp. OV641 genome is shown below.
CCTCAGGATCGATGAAATAGGTCGCGCGCACGGCCGAGGCGTCGCCGGCCTGTTCGTCAAGCATGCCATAGGCGTAACCCACCGCCATCGACGGGTCTTCCACGACCGGGAACGGCACCTCTACACCGAAGACATCCTTGATCGCGCGCAACCAGGCGACATGCGAATACAGGCTGTCAACCGACAGCCCGAGCAAGGCGCAGTCGAGCTCCTCGAATTGCGGTGCGGCCTTCGCCAGGGCCACGAACTCGCTGGTGCAGACCGGCGTGAAATCAGCCGGGTGCGAAAAGAACACGACCCAACGACCACGATACTGATCGAGCGACATCGCGCCCTGCGTCGTGCGGGCGGTGAAATTCGGGGCCGCGTCCCCGATGCGCAACGAGCGCGGTACGTCTGCATCCATCGTTTCCATGCTTTTCAGATGGCACGGGCAGCCCGTTGACGCAAGCGGATTACACAACTACATAAACCATGAAATCAATAATTGGAGGCGATCGTGGAATCGGCGTTGAATGAGGCAGTTGCGCAGATTGAACGTGCGAAGGCGGCGGTAGCGCCGGTCGTTCACTCGTTCTTCGACGAGCCGACCAACACCGCGACCTACGTCGTCTGGGACCCCGCCACGCGAAAGGCGGCGATCGTTGACAGTGTCCTGAACTTCGACGCTGCGGCCGGTCGCACCAATACGGCGTCGGCGGATGCGGTAATCGCTTATGTGCGGGAGCACGGCCTTTCGGTCGACTGGCTGCTCGAAACCCATGCTCATGCCGACCACCTGTCTGCGGCGCCCTATCTGCAAAAGGCGCTGGGCGGTCAGCTCGCGATCGGCCGCGACATCATTCGCGTGCAGAACGTCTTCGGCAAGATTTTCAACGCCGGCACCGACTTCGAACGGGACGGCTCCGAGTTCGACCACCTGTTCGACGATGGCGACCGTTTTACGATCGGCGACATCGAGGCCATCGCGCTGCATGT
Proteins encoded:
- a CDS encoding peroxiredoxin encodes the protein METMDADVPRSLRIGDAAPNFTARTTQGAMSLDQYRGRWVVFFSHPADFTPVCTSEFVALAKAAPQFEELDCALLGLSVDSLYSHVAWLRAIKDVFGVEVPFPVVEDPSMAVGYAYGMLDEQAGDASAVRATYFIDPEGIIRALNWYPMNVGRSVDEMLRTVRALQRSADGQAYTPADWQPGDDVLLPPALPCSAGADWFHQLKADR
- a CDS encoding MBL fold metallo-hydrolase; this encodes MESALNEAVAQIERAKAAVAPVVHSFFDEPTNTATYVVWDPATRKAAIVDSVLNFDAAAGRTNTASADAVIAYVREHGLSVDWLLETHAHADHLSAAPYLQKALGGQLAIGRDIIRVQNVFGKIFNAGTDFERDGSEFDHLFDDGDRFTIGDIEAIALHVPGHTPADMAYVIGDAVFTGDTLFMPDYGTARADFPGGDARQLFRSIRRLMQLPDETRLFLCHDYKAAGRDRYVWETTVGAQRVGNVHVHEGVDEDNFVAMRTSRDATLSMPKLILPSVQVNMRGGHLPEPEVNGTRYLKIPLDTL